A section of the Triticum dicoccoides isolate Atlit2015 ecotype Zavitan chromosome 7A, WEW_v2.0, whole genome shotgun sequence genome encodes:
- the LOC119329936 gene encoding uncharacterized protein LOC119329936: MSLVNGFSKSQAFCRSFWFLFLVVSFFVLVGFSMSRRSAMAYIHDDKEHDVTFFKRRGGLFKSIADLFAVTSARVVVVLETENETMHSFGTPSADPIADAFLSGAPLAVSLDDEATTARIAQLQSEVARLDMNCMKEYKENQLSIERMKQIQEQCPGMAANHIFSKEEDLSPGDLNNLSNEISRVHEDIGHRLPQLHHGHKAMTGGARIKQNMLPSSGPPSDRMRTTPSSVHSLWDHHLPQHQMHSSPLPSPPGHIMAPGFSQNDANSNPTSRYNLAVSPLLVYSGGNDFTVNDPFVYESWGYALSDQPFRNEYIEKDASLGYNGADVGKSSMGNGGWVDKPPESSSS; this comes from the exons ATGTCGCTAGTCAACGGCTTTAGTAAATCTCAAGCATTTTGTAGATCCTTCTGGTTCCTATTTCTAGTAGTAAGTTTCTTTGTCCTTGTAGGATTTAGTATGTCGAGGCGGTCAGCTATGGCATATATCCATGATGACAAAGAGCATGATGTCACGTTCTTCAAGCGACGCGGTGGTTTGTTTAAGAGTATTGCTGATCTCTTTGCCGTCACCAGTGCTAGGGTTGTTGTCGTCCTAGAGACAGAAAATGAGACGATGCATTCCTTTGGGACGCCATCTGCTGACCCCATTGCTGATGCTTTTCTATCAGGAGCACCACTAGCAGTTTCACTTGACGATGAGGCAACAACTGCCAGAATTGCCCAGCTACAAAGTGAGGTGGCTCGGCTTGATATGAATTGCATGAAGGAGTACAAGGAAAACCAACTTTCCATCGAGCGTATGAAACAAATCCAAGAGCAGTGCCCAGGTATGGCAGCAAACCATATCTTCTCGAAGGAAGAAGATCTCAGCCCTGGAGATCTCAACAATCTATCCAATGAAATCTCTCGTGTCCATGAGGACATTGGACATCGACTACCACAACTACATCATGGACACAAAGCCATGACTGGTGGTGCAAGAATAAAACAAAACATGCTACCATCAAGTGGTCCACCATCGGATCGCATGAGGACTACCCCTTCATCAGTGCACTCACTATGGGATCACCATCTTCCACAACACCAAATGCATTCATCTCCACTTCCATCACCACCAGGACACATCATGGCACCAGGTTTTTCTCAG AATGATGCAAACTCTAACCCAACGTCTAGGTATAATTTGGCGGTCTCTCCACTATTGGTCTACTCTGGTGGAAATGATTTTACCGTCAATGACCCATTTGTCTATGAATCATGGGGTTATGCTCTATCGGATCAACCATTCCGCAATGAATATATAGAGAAGGATGCTTCCTTGGGCTATAATGGTGCCGATGTAGGGAAGTCTTCCATGGGAAATGGTGGATGGGTTGATAAGCCACCAGAATCTTCTTCTAGCTAG